A part of Capsicum annuum cultivar UCD-10X-F1 chromosome 6, UCD10Xv1.1, whole genome shotgun sequence genomic DNA contains:
- the LOC107873485 gene encoding serine/threonine-protein phosphatase PP1 isozyme 1 has translation LIHLLSPLCFLVWILGDIHGQYGDLLRLFEYGGFPPEANYLFLGDYVDRGKQSLETICLLLAYKIKYPENFFLLRGNHECASINRIYGFYDECKRRFNVKLWKCFTECFNCLPVAALIDEKILCMHGGLSPDLTNLDQIRNLPRPTDVPDSGLLCDLLWSDPSREVKGWGMNDRGVSYTFGPDKVAEFLMQHDMDLVCRAHQVFI, from the coding sequence TTAATCCATCTCCTTTCCCCTCTTTGTTTTTTGGTCTGGATTCTAGGTGACATCCATGGCCAGTATGGTGATCTTTTGAGGCTTTTTGAATACGGGGGATTTCCTCCTGAGGCTAATTATTTGTTTTTAGGGGACTATGTGGATCGTGGCAAGCAGAGTCTGGAAACAATATGCCTTCTACTTGCATACAAAATTAAATATCCTGAGAACTTCTTTCTCTTGAGAGGAAATCATGAATGTGCTTCTATTAATcggatttatggattttatgatgaatGTAAGCGCCGATTCAACGTGAAGCTATGGAAATGCTTCACTGAATGTTTCAATTGTCTTCCCGTTGCTGCTCTCATAGATGAGaaaatattgtgcatgcatggTGGTCTTTCTCCAGATCTAACAAACTTAGATCAGATAAGAAATTTACCTCGTCCAACTGATGTTCCAGATTCTGGTTTGCTCTGTGATTTGCTTTGGTCAGATCCTAGCCGGGAAGTTAAAGGTTGGGGAATGAATGATAGGGGAGTTTCGTATACTTTTGGTCCTGATAAGGTTGCAGAATTCTTGATGCAACATGATATGGATCTTGTTTGTCGTGCCCACCaggtatttatatga